From Theileria annulata chromosome 1, complete sequence, *** SEQUENCING IN PROGRESS ***, one genomic window encodes:
- a CDS encoding uncharacterized protein (Tap465h02.q1ca.cand.3 - score = 34.74): MKDKEKEIPSVPTSYRILIKGASSNDNKQIRLNVDDKRHVWRQCSFKNPARSDGLVLRHWRHFEKGTEYLSSARKQRKVVRNKICKNIDDDSTCTLARIDEEDSVLDSYSFARVNPSVKIYRYSDDFYMFHLADLDPSWTKDETDLLFDLCEMFELRFIAIHDCFKWRKDIPLEKLKQRYYSVTKRIVEFLFEEKIKNEIMKHGNPNHPVVLSLKDESARHPLVKFTYNADHDRDRRQMLERSYRITPEQREMEAQLLSDIKAAETKLKSEEKKRSEMKRLKRKFNVNESDVIPTPRLDQFQTKPVWLASSCISFYKSQLTQHHNDAVDEMLNELNISPPVVSSQASNELYWYFYTI; this comes from the exons ATGAAGGATAAAGAAAAAGAAATACCTTCAGTTCCCACTTCATATCGTATTTTAATAAAG GGAGCCTCGtcaaatgataataaacaaatacGTTTGAATGTAGATGATAAACGCCATGTGTGGCGTCAATGTTCTTTTAAGAATCCAGCACGCTCAGATGGATTAGTATTGAGACATTGGCGTCACTTTGAAAAGGGGACCGAATATCTTTCGTCAGCCAGAAAGCAAAGGAAAGTGGTGAGAAACAAGATTTGTAAGAATATCGACGACGATTCGACTTGTACACTTGCTAGAATCGACGAGGAGGATTCCGTGCTTGACTCATACTCCTTCGCCAGAGTGAACCCCTCCGTCAAAATTTATCGTTATTCAGATGATTTCTATATGTTCCATTTAGCA gACTTGGACCCATCCTGGACTAAGGATGAAACGGATTTGTTATTTGACCTTTGCGAGATGTTTGAACTGAGATTTATCGCTATTCACGACTGTTTTAAGTGGCGAAAAGATATTCCACTGGAGAAACTTAAACAGCGCTACTATAGTGTTACAAAACGTATAGTTGAATTCCTCTTTGAGGAGAAGATCAAAAATGAGATCATGAAGCACGGAAACCCGAACCATCCTGTAGTGTTGTCACTGAAGGACGAATCAGCACGTCATCCACTTGTGAAATTCACATACAACGCAGATCATGACCGTGATCGACGGCAAATGCTGGAGCGTAGTTATAGGATAACTCCAGAGCAACGAGAGATGGAAGCTCAGTTGCTGAGTGACATCAAGGCGGCCGAAACTAAACTAAAGTCTGAAGAGAAGAAGCGAAGTGAGATGAAGAGACTTAAACGTAAATTTAACGTAAATGAGTCAGATGTAATTCCAACCCCTAGACTTGACCAGTTCCAAACAAAACCAGTTTGGCTCGCCAGTTCTTGCATTTCATTCTACAAATCACAATTGACTCAGCATCATAATGACGCAGTGGATGAGATGCTAAATGAACTGAACATTTCACCGCCGGTTGTATCTTCACAAGCTTCAAACGAACTTTATTGGTATTTCtatactatataa
- a CDS encoding uncharacterized protein (Tap465h02.q1ca.cand.3 - score = 34.74) has product MINIVNKVESLRKELEHWKQLTNQPTEPEPAKVKEEPFTDATDHVQMYQAPLSHTVVSKPFTKPKPTVTTVQQVQQVQQVQQVQQVQQVQQVSTVNQPTTVGVHEEDPIQQQSRRMMVQGMPPQMKGMFPIKAQSGAASPQAFSQQMYPQFQQQMFHPQMNPRVLQHHMQQRLMQQQQFQQQQQHFQHMIPMHQETQMGTTQMPSGQFSTNQYQPQFSPSQRYYQTHNQQMMHHMGMQKGPNTNQK; this is encoded by the coding sequence atgataaatatagtGAATAAAGTTGAGAGTTTACGTAAGGAGTTGGAACATTGGAAGCAGCTTACAAACCAGCCAACGGAGCCTGAGCCTGCAAAGGTTAAGGAGGAACCTTTCACAGATGCAACTGATCATGTTCAGATGTATCAAGCCCCTCTCTCACATACTGTTGTTTCTAAACCTTTCACTAAACCTAAGCCCACAGTGACTACAGTACAACAGGTACAACAAGTTCAGCAAGTGCAACAAGTACAGCAGGTCCAACAAGTCCAACAAGTTTCAACTGTTAACCAACCAACTACAGTTGGAGTTCATGAAGAAGATCCAATTCAGCAACAGTCTCGTCGAATGATGGTACAAGGAATGCCTCCACAAATGAAGGGAATGTTCCCAATAAAGGCACAGAGTGGTGCCGCAAGTCCGCAAGCCTTTTCACAGCAAATGTATCCTCAGTTCCAGCAACAAATGTTCCACCCTCAGATGAACCCTCGCGTCCTACAGCATCATATGCAACAGAGACTTATGCAACAACAACAGTTCCAGCAACAACAGCAACACTTTCAGCACATGATTCCAATGCATCAGGAAACTCAAATGGGAACAACACAGATGCCCTCGGGACAATTTTCAACAAATCAATATCAACCTCAATTCTCGCCCTCACAACGCTATTATCAAACACATAACCAGCAAATGATGCATCACATGGGAATGCAAAAGGGCCCAAACACTAATCAGAAGTAA
- a CDS encoding uncharacterized protein (SMART ANK (SM0248) at aa 895-925, E()=2.39e+02; 930-960, E()=2.92e-02; 964-996, E()=1.21e+01; HECTc (SM0119) at aa 1924-2357, E()=3.76e-13), with the protein MIEELIKKTLGVKFMNLEFNVKMFGTCDKSFHTSSRIPSVRRHFMRRSHFYKLIEHDVFDMLQGLVHVFRDYFYRKILDQCKDTMILFRSSIIHFSTTFDSNSLEYYELVDSNTGGNGVEEISKMNLFSAACDPLYSWQLLFYDPFKKEETGRNELVKVLFTEIIYCMVVSMSSIRYLKLLECVFWILDTLPKHPLCPCNLRLALTNKFTLSLLNFLFLNGTGSPPKLSQVSARITHKVIPSLSVWELEQLLELIMYLGTCAFMRVHSVCNYYSTSDLDMFTNFDHKRHDHTTRLTTANILHSFLTSFVLACEWVDNNFKVSDVAIIRILEYSDFYNMGVYLYLARNKKLNKQMLSHFLSLTPEIYTSMPLKVGKLVKDSDKVGEIGDFGSFSTFSAKNFPSRKNSTMLKTSPILNQTDRNPQVHFISCSDRYHGLILKFKVELPTRFVFSQYKDFSKVLAELIVSPPKTQELKLGQFYPLEEYVNNVPLIKYKLELDPKYIYTIGYTIETFDNINNLFGEKIFDEQPFNQQQFNQQQFDEIFKNEKMVYKLINGTCVEMYMTNNYIFWNIDSNTTSTYFKHQVDLIPFIIVNSRLDGEVAKCIIKLDSFVIIPVTNCYVKKHVNEFGLLNLGNGFVVRPAIRTGLSVHKTKVSFSGVTQLDLSTSALVKLNDKINLTLNPCLEEVMRYDPCLPFRLSFKFEKGFNVNVRPDFYIGLVSDREKLLWFSNGDLYISTNFHVPSKDNEYRKINCLPFYETDVISVSFNPQESSLYFTVTNQTVKLDFHSYYYHITSVYTDNIIASTNTNTNTEDTGTNTRALSTTNTNPIPTNKSTLSTDNSDSGSDYGYTCADRRNLINAVIFDDLAKIKSFLEFPCELFENGCDDHFDVDGHDYFLYSPIYIACNLGKLSLLKLMALNKNINFDVKSGPYKSTPLMGAVQGGHYDVVYHLLTIHSIDINAVDSSGHKCLYYSLFRSKEINFKIVELLLNFGADVHSDGTGSISENLHSIPGNNNLHKKLIDNHKLQKGVFYKSNWSLLQNLHIFMSNKLYVKYNIKVDPSVLGPISTLPQTATPVTAGMSSPEFLSPDRRIESPDDTDILELMGNFLGKLTEDVKEGINTTMDLLTEGLQHLHSSKTDFSTKNSGFSALNSGISLNSIKNMTSLKNTTSIRSFNSKTSINNTLGTMGTIGSSLNTMSSSNIKVVLNNIINEDTVQMSNLVMKYVEESLEIIRKTLYKMKTGLDETNPLMKSVWNELNLTLKEFIIYHLCKFIKAIESETDELLKNFIALANSFINQLSECEGLSIVSETQYIILKFIRFENQLVSFGIANNELLFTQRLRRNSQLLTNLQIIDSYSFDLGFYIYTSSHNALTDEINKLPSNTNKLQVNDKLRSNTNTLQLNKNGMEYSTMVGGNMYMFDRLRMELNNEMTFELDRTLVSLLDLLKNSENQLETLAKILIYSKNPDDMLVHLPPSDSQLWSPINITADTMFNNVQELRGKILKLKNTFPLSDMDLHLMYTVLWKLLNQYTSCEFVEDQKNNTEMKIINLLQGIGLINDMFQFGNYKMTHFDKITGIESKSFTNGENILRYNFMNSSSQNNEINLDGIGENLYIRPVSSPHLINRSDTNLSRNSGCSHLYLDLFNNNINRSDLTVNTTDAIVNGDLDENVLYESNNINTLENIRSNGLNTFENINTTNNLNTFENNRSNDLNTVLNRLNNESSKGLEANLGTNSGGNWNGRDLGSDYIFHSLSLILLADRIRYFEVISDVFRNVIPIISTILNQPLIQYRPINSLISKGFEDYYGIKQGENEYIYKDSFINIQNDIEGKRNVYEDWNMSCLSNNSMNKSFSVCMGPIMPIHFTDYLKNKPLVKRNVLNEMYEKIFTLGSLSVDRPYFSVRVDRGIAHTTKLLRNSLWFQSTAQILNCNPNILRAKNNQRPFMVVFKGEGSTDFGGPFQELLTCISNEFMFPLTPDNDSQSATIKCQNTINNYGMHQDTVLIKFSHYPVNNLFTQNSTLNDEKGLNKDQTERVDKGNSIFTLGCCDLGVCCSSGCCCVLSTFPFDEPVGSKDIGSSCRCGASELYSDSCTQSVPMELSMYESLGRLCAMCLCMMNPLNIAINPIIWKKLLCSNLKLIDLLDCDKMSVDLLQRFASLESSGAVTEGDVNGLVFSIESAEGNTLDLVENGSNLPVSPSNLAKYLTLATLFRLTEGDLGCSFLAKGMNSVVPIGRLRTLLDPRSLEFVVCGDSLVDLAVLRAHTVSYSLNLKKDLFDVLSRFTNEMLQLFLRFVSGRSRLPHPNSDWCLRLEYDNKPDEDADKRLPTSATCSFRLLMPKYSSLDIMYKRLIYAIENCIAIDLDAHVVHDEMQLSIN; encoded by the exons ATGATTGAagaattgataaaaaaaaCACTCGGagttaaatttatgaatttagaatttaatGTAAAGATGTTTGGAACATGTGATAAGTCATTTCATACGAGTTCGAGAATACCTTCAGTAAGACGCCACTTCATGAGAAGATCACACTTTTATAAACTTATTGAACATGACGTGTTTGACATGTTACAAGGATTAGTACATGTGTTTAgagattatttttatagaaAGATATTGGACCAGTGTAAAGATACAATGATCTTGTTTAGAAGTAgtataatacatttttcAACAACATTTGATTCAAACTCGTTGGAATACTATGAACTTGTAGATTCAAATACTGGTGGGAATGGAGTTGAAGAAATAAGTAAGATGAACTTGTTTTCAGCAGCGTGTGACCCCTTGTATTCATGGCAACTTCTTTTCTATGACCCATTTAAAAAAGAAGAAACAGGAAGAAATGAACTGGTAAAAGTGTTGTTTACAGAGATAATATACTGTATGGTGGTTTCAATGAGTTCAATTCGATATTTGAAGTTATTAGAGTGTGTATTTTGGATTCTTGATACTTTGCCAAAACATCCACTGTGTCCATGTAACCTAAGATTAGCATTGACAAACAAGTTTACACTAAGTTTGCTTAATTTTCTGTTCTTGAATGGTACAGGATCACCACCCAAGCTATCACAAGTTTCTGCAAGGATTACACATAAAGTGATACCATCCCTGAGTGTTTGGGAATTGGAACAGTTACTAGAGTTGATTATGTATTTGGGAACCTGTGCATTCATGAGAGTTCATAGTGTCTGCAACTACTATTCAACCTCAGACCTGGATATGTTTACCAATTTCGATCATAAAAGACATGACCACACTACTAGACTCACAACAGCCAATATACTACACTCTTTTTTAACGTCATTTGTACTAGCATGTGAATGGGtagataataattttaaagtgTCAGATGTTGCAATTATACGTATTTTGGAGTATTCAGACTTTTATAACATGGGTGTATACTTATATTTGGCCCGTAATAAAAAGCTAAACAAGCAAATGTTATCGCACTTTTTATCACTGACTCCTGAAATATACACATCAATGCCATTGAAGGTTGGTAAATTAGTGAAAGATTCTGACAAAGTTGGAGAGATTGGAGATTTTGGATCCTTTTCAACATTTTCAGCCAAAAATTTTCCTAGTAGGAAGAACAGCACAATGCTTAAAACTAGtccaattttaaatcaGACTGACAGAAACCCACAGGTTCATTTTATAAGTTGTTCAGACAGATATCATGGTTTAATATTGAAGTTTAAGGTTGAGTTGCCTACAAGGTTTGTGTTTTCTCAATATAAAGACTTTTCAAAGGTGCTTGCAGAGTTAATTGTATCACCTCCCAAAACACAGGAACTTAAATTGGGTCAATTCTATCCCTTGGAAGAGtatgtaaataatgtaccactaatcaaatataaactTGAATTGGATcctaaatatatttatactattgGATACACTATAGAAActtttgataatataaacaatttatttgGTGAGAAAATATTTGATGAACAACCATTTAATCAACAACAATTCAATCAACAACAATTTGatgaaatatttaaaaatgaaaaaatggtatataaattaataaatggtACTTGTGTTGAAATGTATATGAcgaataattatattttttggaACATTGATTCGAATACTACTTCTACTTATTTCAAACATCAAGTTGACTTGATTCCCTTTATAATTGTTAATAGTAGACTAGATGGTGAAGTGGCAAAGTgcattattaaattagaCTCATTTGTGATAATACCAGTTACTAACTGTTATGTGAAGAAACATGTGAATGAGTTTGGACTTTTAAATCTTGGGAATGGGTTTGTGGTTAGACCAGCAATTCGAACAGGTCTTTCAGTTCATAAGACAAAAGTATCATTTTCAGGTGTAACTCAATTAGACCTTTCCACATCAGCACTAGTAAAATTgaatgataaaattaatttgactTTGAATCCATGTTTGGAGGAGGTCATGAGGTATGATCCATGTCTACCATTCAGGTTATCTTTCAAGTTTGAAAAGGGCTTTAACGTAAATGTTAGGCCAGATTTCTACATTGGACTTGTTTCTGATCGAGAGAAACTTTTATGGTTCAGTAATGGCGATCTCTACATCTCAACCAATTTCCACGTTCCTTCTAAAGATAATGAATATCGCAAGATTAATTGTCTACCTTTTTACGAAACGGATGTTATCTCAGTATCATTTAACCCTCAAGAGTCCAGTTTGTACTTTACAGTAACGAATCAAACGGTTAAATTAGACTTTCATAGTTATTATTACCACATCACCAGTGTTTATACTGACAATATTATTGCCTCCACCAATACCAATACTAATACTGAGGATACTGGTACTAATACAAGAGCTCTCTCTACTACCAATACGAATCCTATTCCTACCAATAAAAGTACTCTCTCTACTGATAATAGTGATAGTGGTTCTGATTATGGTTATACATGTGCAGATAGaagaaatttgataaatgcAGTAATATTTGACGATTTGGCAAAAATTAAAAGCTTTTTAGAGTTCCCATGTGAGTTGTTTGAGAATGGTTGTGACGACCACTTTGACGTTGACGGACATGACTACTTTTTGTATTCACCCATTTATATTGCATGTAATTTGGGGAAACTATCACTTCTGAAGCTTATGGCGCTaaataagaatattaaCTTTGATGTCAAGTCCGGGCCTTATAAATCAACACCGTTAATGGGTGCAGTTCAAGGCGGTCACTACGACGTGGTTTACCACCTGCTAACCATTCACTCAATAGACATTAACGCAGTTGATTCTTCTGGACATAAATGTCTATACTACTCACTTTTCAGGTCAAAAGAAATCAACTTTAAGATTGTTGAGCTTTTGTTGAACTTTGGCGCTGACGTGCATTCCGATGGGACGGGTTCAATTTCAGAGAATTTGCACTCAATTCCAGGCAACAATAATTTGCACAAAAAGTTAATTGATAACCACAAGCTTCAGAAGGGTGTTTTCTACAAGTCGAACTGGTCACTACTACAGAATCTTCACATTTTCATGTCGAACAAACTGTATGTCaagtataatattaaggTGGATCCGAGTGTTTTGGGTCCAATTTCCACTTTACCCCAAACTGCCACGCCAGTTACCGCTGGTATGAGTAGTCCTGAGTTTTTGAGCCCTGACCGACGAATTGAGAGTCCAGACGACACTGACATTCTAGAGTTGATGGGTAACTTTTTGGGTAAGCTGACTGAAGATGTTAAAGAGGGTATAAATACAACGATGGATTTACTTACTGAAGGGCTACAACACTTGCATTCAAGCAAGACTGATTTTTCCACAAAAAACTCTGGATTCAGTGCCCTCAACTCTGGAATTTCACTCAATAGCATTAAAAATATGACTAGTTTGAAAAATACAACTAGTATAAGAAGTTTTAATAGTAAAACTAGTATCAACAATACTTTGGGCACAATGGGTACAATCGGTAGTAGCCTGAATACTATGAGTAGTAGTAATATAAAAGTGgtattgaataatataataaatgaagaTACTGTACAAATGAGTAATTTAGTAATGAAGTATGTAGAAGAGAGTTTGGAGATTATAAGAAAGacattatataaaatgaaaacGGGGTTAGATGAGACAAATCCATTGATGAAGTCTGTTTGGAATGagttaaatttaacattgaaggagtttataatttatcacTTGTGCAAGTTCATCAAGGCTATAGAATCTGAAACTGATGAACTGTTGAAGAACTTTATTGCCCTAGCAAATAgttttattaatcaatTATCTGAGTGTGAAGGATTAAGTATAGTATCTGAAACTCAGtatataattctaaaatttataagATTTGAAAATCAACTTGTATCTTTTGGAATTGCAAATAACGAACTATTGTTTACACAAAGATTAAGAAGAAATTCacaattattaacaaatttacaaattattgaTTCTTACTCTTTTGATCTAGgcttttatatttatacatcTTCACACAATGCTCTAACAGATgaaatcaataaattacCATCTAAcactaataaattacaagtaaatgataaattacGATCTAACACTAATACACTGCAACTAAATAAGAATGGTATGGAATATAGTACAATGGTTGGAGGAAATATGTATATGTTTGACAGATTAAGAATGGAATTGAATAATGAAATGACATTTGAATTGGATAGGACATTGGTAAGTTTATTGGATTTGTTAAAAAATAGTGAAAATCAATTGGAGACTTTGGCTAAGATATTGATATATTCTAAGAATCCGGATGATATGTTGGTACATTTACCACCTTCAGACTCACAACTCTGGTCGCCAATAAACATAACGGCAGATACTATGTTCAATAATGTTCAGGAGTTGAGAGGCAAAATTTTAAAGCTCAAAAATACGTTTCCACTCTCAGATATGGACCTACACCTCATGTACACAGTTTTAtggaaattattaaacCAATATACTAGCTGTGAATTTGTTGAAGATCAGAAAAATAACACagaaatgaaaattataaaccTTCTACAAGGAATTggattaattaatgatatGTTTCAGTTTGGGAATTATAAAATGACAcattttgataaaatcaCAGGAATTGAAAGTAAATCATTTACTAATGgtgaaaatattttaagatataattttatgaaCTCATCCTCACAAAATAATGAGATAAATTTGGATGGAATTGGAgaaaatttgtatattcgACCAGTTTCTTCCCCACACCTAATTAATAGAAGTGATACTAATCTTAGTCGAAATTCAGGTTGTTCACACTTATATTTGGACCttttcaataataatatcaacCGCTCAGATTTAACCGTTAATACTACCGATGCTATTGTTAACGGTGATTTAGATGAAAATGTACTCTACGAATcaaataacataaatacacttgaaaatattagatCCAATGGTTTAAAtacatttgaaaatataaatacaaccaataatttaaatacatttgaaaataatagatccaatgatttaaatacaGTATTAAATAGATTGAATAATGAGAGTAGTAAAGGTTTGGAAGCCAATCTTGGTACAAACAGTGGTGGTAATTGGAATGGTAGGGATCTTGGCTCTGATTACATATTTCACAGTTTATCGCTGATACTCTTGGCAGACCGCATACGATACTTTGAAGTGATCTCTGATGTGTTCAGAAATGTTATTCCGATCATATCAACAATACTTAATCAACCGCTGATACAATATAGACCAATCAATTCACTCATTTCAAAAGGATTTGAAGATTATTATGGAATAAAACAAGgtgaaaatgaatatatatataaggATTCATTTATCAATATACAAAATGATATTGAGGGTAAAAGAAATGTATATGAAGATTGGAATATGAGTTGTTTAAGTAACAATTCTATGAATAAGAGTTTTAGTGTTTGTATGGGTCCAATAATGCCGATACATTTCACTgattatttgaaaaataaaccATTGGTGAAGAGAAATGTATTGAACGAGATGTATGAGAAGATATTTACGCTAGGAAGTTTAAGTGTTGATAGGCCATATTTTTCAGTACGGGTTGACCGAGGAATTGCACACACGACGAAGTTGTTGAGGAATTCTCTGTGGTTCCAGAGCACTGCACAGATTCTGAATTGTAACCCTAATATTTTGCGTGCGAAAAATAATCAAAGACCATTCATGGTTGTATTTAAGGGAGAAGGCTCAACGGATTTTGGAGGACCGTTCCAGGAACTTTTAACATGTATCTCTAACGAGTTTATGTTCCCACTCACACCAGACAATGATTCACAGTCCGCAACAATCAAGTGCCAAAATACCATAAACAATTATGGTATGCACCAGGATACGGTACTTATCAAGTTCTCACACTATCCAGTAAATAATCTGTTTACCCAAAATAGTACattaaatgatgaaaaagGATTAAACAAAGATCAGACTGAGAGGGTCGATAAAGGGAATAGTATATTTACACTTGGATGCTGTGATTTGGGAGTTTGTTGTAGTAGCGGATGCTGTTGTGTGTTGTCAACTTTCCCATTTGATGAGCCTGTAGGTTCAAAGGATATTGGGTCTAGTTGCCGTTGCGGAGCCAGTGAGCTTTACTCAGATTCATGTACACAAAGCGTGCCAATGGAACTGAGTATGTATGAGAGTCTGGGAAGACTATGCGCAATGTGTCTGTGCATGATGAACCCACTCAACATTGCAATCAATCCAATTATATGGAAAAAATTGCTCTGCTCAAACTTAAAGTTGATTGATTTACTGGACTGTGATAAGATGAGCGTTGACTTGTTGCAGAGATTTGCATCTTTGGAGTCCTCTGGAGCAGTCACTGAGGGGGATGTTAACGGATTGGTGTTTAGCATTGAAAGCGCAGAAGGAAATACTTTGGATTTGGTGGAAAACGGCTCTAACTTGCCAGTTTCACCCTCAAATCTGGCCAAATATTTAACTTTAGCAACGCTCTTTAGACTCACTGAAGGAGATCTAGGATGCTCATTCCTAGCTAAAGGAATGAACTCAGTAGTTCCAATAGGAAGACTTAGAACACTTTTGGACCCAAGATCACTAGAATTTGTCGTTTGCGGAGATTCCCTAGTAGATTTAGCAGTGCTCAGAGCACACACTGTGTCATACTCACTTAACCTCAAGAAGGACTTGTTTGACGTCTTGTCAAGATTCACCAATGAAATGTTACAGCTTTTCCTTAGATTCGTTTCTGGTAGATCAAGACTACCTCATCCCAACTCTGATTGGTGTTTAAGATTAgaatatgataataaacCC GATGAAGATGCCGATAAGAGATTACCTACCTCTGCGACATGTAGTTTTAGGCTTTTGATGCCCAAATACTCGAGCCTCGATATCATGTACAAAAGGTTAATTTACGCTATTGAAAACTGCATCGCTATTGACCTGGATGCACACGTGGTCCATGACGAAATGCAATTATCcatcaattaa
- a CDS encoding SfiI-subtelomeric fragment related protein family member, putative (Tap465h02.q1ca.C.cand.19 - score = 14.50) has translation MSSQANVESNSKIKRVVKKKKEKLRLLEFDIVTSKAKRTGSARSKTNGHIRLSDGNYLCKRNFFFYLIKEGNHVIWKAKNHHEYIKRLFVSCSGKDYIVIQLFNGNFVVFRKLIDEKVWSEITYKLPDLTKLKLLDESGNEVKEQEFSYGLISTDFIITFNFKCSEIKYDTHTVWKLEDSEEFPEALTISLKYQSILLLFKNDKKTEIDILSLVEKT, from the coding sequence ATGTCTAGTCAAGCAAATGTCGAGAGcaatagtaaaattaagaGGGTAGTTAAAAAAAAGAAAGAAAAACTTAGGCTCCTGGAGTTCGACATTGTTACTTCCAAGGCTAAAAGAACTGGCTCCGCAAGATCAAAAACTAACGGCCACATTCGTTTAAGTGACGGGAATTATCTTTGCAAGAGaaatttctttttttatttgataaaGGAGGGAAATCACGTGATTTGGAAGGCTAAGAACCACCATGAATACATCAAAAGATTATTTGTATCTTGTTCAGGAAAAGATTACATTGTAATTCAGCTTTTTAATGGTAATTTTGTCGTATTCAGGAAGTTAATTGATGAGAAAGTATGGAGTGAGATTACCTACAAACTTCCAGATCTTACCAAGCTAAAATTGTTAGATGAGTCAGGAAACGAAGTAAAGGAGCAGGAATTTAGCTATGGTCTAATCTCAACAGATTTCATAAttacatttaatttcaaatgtTCTGAGATCAAGTATGATACTCATACAGTATGGAAGTTAGAAGATTCTGAAGAATTCCCAGAAGCTTTAACAATCAGTCTAAAATACCAGTCAATTTTACTTTTGTTCAAAAATGACAAGAAAACTGAAATTGACATCTTAAGTCTAGTTGAAAAAacctaa
- a CDS encoding ribonuclease P subunit, putative (Tap465h02.q1ca.cand.4 - score = 18.92;~SMART POP4 (SM0538) at aa 159-250, E()=3.42e-13) has product MAKRKRNLTLESQKSDSRLDNSLYTSIYGNFDQKNELSTKTENKSNKNKTTVGNLKDKDHLSFLAEKSGESLSLWKQRIENKVLHLKKESEKTSLVLGVSAVDHYVRLPFSKFTGISNTKGKKLGLFTIKSVPYKHALEFNSLWQDYAKKLLGSPKTHLNASKLVAMLDLHGSLLEVVKSNCTSYVGVIGIVLKETQNGFSIVDKEDNVRFILKNSSVFKLNYEEWSFFIYGKHIMASASQRTKSKLKDKSTL; this is encoded by the exons atggCCAAGAGAAAGAGAAATCTGACATTAGAATCACAAAAATCAGATTCTAGACTAGATAACTCACTTTATACGTCAATCTACGGCAATTTTGATCAAAAAAACGAATTATCAACTAAAACTGAgaataaatctaataaaaataaaacaacaGTTGGAAATTTGAAGGATAAAGACCATTTATCGTTTCTGGCGGAGAAATCTGGTGAGAGTTTATCGTTATGGAAGCAAAGAATTGAAAATAAGGTTTTACACCTGAAAAAGGAAAGCGAAAAGACAAGCTTAGTGCTAGGAGTGAGCGCTGTTGACCATTACGTTCGTTTACCGTTTTCAAAGTTCACCGGTATTAGTAATACAAAGGGGAAGAAACTAGGCCTCTTCACAATCAAGAGTGTTCCTTATAAACACGCCTTGGAATTCAACTCTCTATGGCAAGACTACGCGAAGAAGTTGCTTGGGAGTCCTAAGACCCATTTAAACGCCTCAAAATTAGTGGCGATGCTTGACCTGCACGGCTCTCTTCTCGAGGTAGTAAAGTCCAACTGCACAAGCTACGTTGGCGTCATAGGAATTGTTCTCAAAGAAACTCAAAAT GGGTTTAGTATAGTGGATAAGGAGGATAATGTGAGGTTTATTTTGAAGAATTCTAGCGTTTTTAAGTTAAATTATGAGGAATGGTCCTTTTTTATATACGGCAAACACATCATGGCATCAGCTTCACAACGAACTAAAAGCAAATTAAAAGATAAATCTACTCTGTAA